One window of Chloroflexus aggregans DSM 9485 genomic DNA carries:
- a CDS encoding phosphoribosylamine--glycine ligase, whose product MKVLVLGQDGRTHALVWKLFASPSADVLVAPGNAGACQIAPQVDLDPLQPAQVARWAFSEGIDLIVPAISEPLWAGLVDEVVSMHIGVCGASQRSTRIEWSRCYAKELLLRYQLPTPVGRCFTSLPMAEKYLAAQPLPVVLRGDHPAAGEGVYTDRYAALKALHDLFVSRPVEGSSHGVIIEEYVAGPLVSFSAITDGSTVVTLLPARLYEGMGPQPNSPPAPAMGAITGNSTYAQKLTAYLERHIMQPLVAAIAREQLPYWGIIGVDCIIGTHGPRVVGLRCSLRDMEAQAVLPRLIDDLLPYLEAAIARSLHRLPPLRWREEASVALALVTQGYPYHYPINAAVEGISEVEEGVLVFHDQTESSFILRYDPTRHDRILGGGGGLYLTGGHVVTVVALGATLAGARGRAIINAERIRFPGRTYREDVGASER is encoded by the coding sequence ATGAAAGTGCTCGTTCTCGGCCAGGATGGCCGCACACATGCATTAGTATGGAAGCTTTTTGCCAGTCCATCGGCTGATGTTCTGGTAGCACCGGGAAATGCCGGTGCGTGCCAGATTGCACCACAGGTCGATCTCGATCCGTTACAACCGGCGCAAGTAGCCCGGTGGGCATTCAGCGAAGGGATTGATCTGATTGTACCGGCGATCAGCGAACCACTCTGGGCCGGTTTGGTTGATGAAGTGGTAAGTATGCATATCGGTGTCTGTGGTGCATCGCAGCGCAGCACCCGTATCGAGTGGAGTCGCTGTTACGCCAAAGAGCTGCTCTTGCGCTATCAGTTACCGACCCCGGTAGGGCGTTGCTTTACCAGCTTACCGATGGCCGAGAAATATCTCGCCGCGCAACCGTTACCGGTGGTGTTGCGTGGCGATCATCCTGCTGCCGGTGAGGGTGTCTATACCGATCGCTACGCCGCGCTCAAGGCGTTGCATGACTTGTTTGTTTCCCGACCGGTTGAGGGGAGCAGTCACGGGGTCATCATCGAAGAATATGTCGCCGGGCCGCTCGTCAGTTTTTCTGCCATCACCGACGGGAGTACGGTGGTGACATTATTGCCGGCGCGTCTCTACGAAGGGATGGGTCCGCAACCGAATAGCCCACCGGCGCCGGCGATGGGGGCAATTACCGGTAATTCGACCTACGCTCAAAAGCTGACGGCGTACCTGGAACGCCATATTATGCAACCGCTCGTTGCTGCAATCGCCCGTGAGCAACTTCCCTATTGGGGAATCATTGGGGTAGATTGTATCATCGGTACGCACGGGCCGCGCGTTGTAGGATTGCGCTGTAGTTTGCGTGATATGGAAGCGCAGGCAGTTTTGCCACGCTTGATCGATGACCTATTGCCGTATCTGGAAGCGGCAATTGCCCGTAGTTTGCACCGGTTACCACCATTACGCTGGCGGGAAGAAGCGAGTGTAGCGTTGGCGTTGGTCACACAGGGCTATCCGTATCATTACCCGATCAACGCTGCCGTTGAGGGGATAAGTGAGGTTGAAGAGGGGGTACTGGTTTTTCACGATCAGACCGAATCTTCGTTTATTCTGCGGTACGATCCAACACGTCATGACCGTATCTTGGGTGGTGGCGGTGGGCTATACCTCACCGGTGGTCATGTGGTGACGGTTGTAGCCCTTGGCGCAACGCTAGCCGGTGCGCGAGGGCGGGCAATCATCAACGCCGAGCGGATCCGTTTTCCAGGACGCACCTACCGCGAGGATGTCGGGGCAAGTGAAAGATAG
- a CDS encoding bifunctional 5,10-methylenetetrahydrofolate dehydrogenase/5,10-methenyltetrahydrofolate cyclohydrolase yields MSARILDGRVLAQALRHELAAQIAELRERIDRAPVIAVVQVGEDPAATRYVRSIDRLSQSLGAACRTIILPDVVTQAELEATVSRLSADDRVDGILLQLPLPAGLSLDGVLSRLIPEKDLDGIHPINAGLLAQGRPALIPNTPAGGMELLRRYEIEVRGKRAAVVGRSAIVGRPMALLLLQADATVTICHSRTSDLGAVLRECDIIVAAAGRPQLITAEMIKPGATIIDFGTNVLADGSMVGDVDFAAAVEVAGAITPVPGGTGPVTNVMLIQNLIKATRSRLGI; encoded by the coding sequence ATGAGTGCGCGTATTCTCGATGGTCGTGTATTGGCACAAGCATTGCGTCACGAGTTGGCAGCACAGATCGCCGAACTACGCGAACGGATCGATCGGGCGCCGGTAATTGCCGTTGTGCAGGTTGGTGAAGATCCGGCGGCGACCCGTTATGTGCGTAGCATCGATCGGTTATCGCAGTCGTTAGGTGCTGCCTGTCGAACGATTATTCTTCCTGATGTTGTCACCCAGGCCGAACTCGAAGCGACCGTTTCGCGATTGAGTGCTGATGACCGGGTTGACGGCATCTTGCTCCAATTGCCGTTGCCGGCCGGTTTGTCCCTCGATGGCGTCTTGAGTCGGCTGATTCCCGAAAAGGATCTCGACGGTATTCACCCGATCAATGCCGGTCTTTTGGCACAAGGACGCCCGGCACTGATACCGAACACCCCCGCCGGTGGTATGGAATTGCTGCGTCGGTATGAGATTGAGGTACGGGGAAAACGGGCAGCCGTTGTTGGGCGCTCGGCGATTGTAGGGCGGCCGATGGCGTTGCTGTTACTACAGGCCGATGCGACAGTCACTATCTGTCATTCACGCACATCTGACTTAGGTGCGGTGTTGCGCGAGTGTGACATCATTGTGGCCGCAGCCGGTCGCCCGCAACTGATTACCGCTGAGATGATCAAACCCGGTGCAACGATCATCGACTTTGGCACCAATGTCTTGGCCGATGGCAGTATGGTTGGTGACGTCGATTTTGCAGCTGCGGTTGAAGTGGCCGGTGCGATTACACCGGTTCCCGGCGGTACCGGGCCGGTGACGAATGTGATGCTGATTCAGAACCTGATCAAAGCCACTCGTAGCCGGTTAGGCATCTAA